The Glycine soja cultivar W05 chromosome 19, ASM419377v2, whole genome shotgun sequence genomic sequence AGTCCTTCACATAAGTAGGTTGTGTGAAGAGAGATAGACCTAAAGAGATTTTTTGCATGTCTGGTTGCATGTTCAAGAGATTTTGACGCGTGTCAATTGGAAGCAATAGTTTGTAGCTTCCGCATCATTTACATGTATTTGAGGTGATTTTGTGAAACTACGCACGTTTCTAAAGCAAAACCAAACACttgcttttattttgataagatCCCATGTGTGTAGTGTTTTTTATATCTGTATTAATCGAAAAGCtctttttaatgattttatattctttttttcatttgtctACCTGAAATGAATCTTCTAATGTTTGTCTTTCACCTAAAGagattttaattttgacaaGACCCGTGTGTAGTGTATTTTATGATCTCTTTCTTCATTTAATCTTGTCATGTGAAAAAACTAACATGAGAGGATCCATTTCTTGTCGTATAACTGTATAAGCATCCTTTTATCATCTATGGAGAGTCTCTAGCCAATTGAACTTTGAGTTAATATTATgccaatttttatgtatttttatttttatttgcatacaACTTAATTTCTTAtacatatatcatatattttcaaCTATCATGTGATTTCTGTTATGCCCACAATGGTGTAAACTATATGATATAGTGGATTACTGGATTTCTGCCATTTTCCACAATCTGCAATTGCTAACACTGTTCTATATGTGTGTGTCTAAATATTTAAGTATTCTTTTTAATTGGGTTACTCTCCCCGTTTGATTGCCAAGGAAGATTTTTAACAATTCTCTATTTGAGGTTATGATCTAATGATGTTGTCCTAGAATTACTATTCAATTTGTTGATTTTGAGGAGTTTAAAGCTTTTGACCAGGTCTGAAGCCCAGGTGAAGGAGGAGGGTTGTGTTAGGTTCTCGGCAGCCAATGTAAAACTTGTCTTGATACTGAACATGACCCTCATCAAGTGGTTGTTTCCTTTGGGGTTACAACTTCTAAAAGTTGACAGATTCTTATATGGCACATGTTATATTGAAACATTCGCTGTGATGCTATTTGGCTGTCGTAgattttatgctttttgtaTGGTCAGTTCACCAGCTTTTGCTTATTCTTATTCACATGGACAAAAAAAATGCTGTGTTAGCTTAGTTCATACCATTTAGTAAGAAGAAAAAGCCATTAAGCTTgccatttattaataatttataattgaacaaaaatcaggagtttttatataattgatgtTACGTGATAGGCCTGTAGTCtagttttctttaaattaattatttgcctAAGCTTTCTTTATAAACTATAAGTATTATAGATCTCCCTACCTACCAATAATCATATCCGTGTATATAATTTCCAAATTTCTGATCATTGTGATATGCCCATTCAGGAATGCTTATAATATGGTGTTATACAAATTTGGGGAGAAACTTTACACAGGACTTGTGACGACCATGACTTCTCATCTAAAAGAAATTTCTCAATCAATTGAATCTGCTCAAGGAGAAATTTTCTTGGAAGAGCTCAACAGGAAGTGGGTAGATCATAACAAGGCATTACAAATGATCCGAGATATACTGATGTACATGGATCGAACGTTTATACCAAGCAACCATAAAACTCCTGTTCACGAGCTTGGATTGAATCTTTGGAGAGATGTTGTGATCCATTCCAGCAAAACTAAGGCTAGGCTTCTAGATACTCTTCTTGAACTTGTGCTTAGAGAAAGGAATGGTGAAGTAATAAACAGAGGATTGATGAGAAATATAATAAAGATGCTTATGGATTTGGGTTTGCCTGTTTACCAACAGGACTTTGAGAAGCATTTTCTTGATGTTTCAGCAAATTTTTACTGTCGTGAGTCCCAGAAATTCATTGAATCATGTGATTGTGGTGATTATTTGAAGAAAGCTGAGAGACGGTTAAATGAAGAAATGGAGAGAGTATCTCACTACTTGGATCCTAGAAGCGAGTCAAAGATAACTAATGTGGTGGAGAAGGAAATGATTGAGAGTCATATGCACACTCTAGTTCACATGGAGAACTCAGGCCTGGTTAGTATGCTTGTGGATGACAAATATGAAGACTTGCAAAGAATGTATAACTTATTTCGCCGGGTGTCTGATGGGCTCACAATTGTTAAAGATGTCATGACCTCTTTTGTACGGGATACAGGCAAGCAGCTAATTATGGATCCTGAAAGGTTGAGAGATCCTGTGGATTTTGTTCAACGTCTCTTGGATTTGAAGGATAAATATGACAGGGTTATTACTATGTCATTTAACAACGACAAGACATTTCAGAATGCCTTGAATTCCTCTTTTGAATATTTCATCAATTTGAATGCCCGGTCTCCAGAGTTCATTTCTTTGTTTGTGGATGACAAACTTCGCAGAGGGTTGAAAGGGGTTGGTGAGGAGGATGTGGAGATTGTACTAGACAAAGTCATGATGCTTTTCAGATACCTACAAGAGAAGGATGTGTTTGAGAAGTATTACAAGCAACACTTGGCAAAAAGGCTTCTTTCAGGGAAGACTATATCCGATGATGCAGAAAGGAGTTTGATTGTTAAGCTCAAAACAGAATGTGGATATCAATTCACTTCTAAGTTAGAGGGTATGTTTACTGACATGAAAACTTCTCATGATACGATGCAGGGCTTCTATGCAAACCTTGGCACTGAGTTGGGGGATGGCCCTATGCTATCTGTCCAGGTGCTTACGACAGGATCATGGCCTACTCAACCTAGCCCGCCGTGTAATCTTCCTGTAGAAATACTGGGTGTATGTGATAAGTTTCGGACATATTATCTTGGCACCCATAATGGTAGGAGATTGTCCTGGCAAACTAATATGGGGACTGCTGATTTGAAAGCAACATTTGGTAAGGGCCAAAAGCATGAGTTGAATGTTTCCACATATCAAATGTGTGTACTCATGCTTTTCAACAGCGCTGAGCGGTTGACTTGTAAGGAGATAGAGCAGGCTACAGCAATACCCATGTCAGATTTGAGGAGGTGCCTTCAGTCTCTGGCCTGTGTCAAAGGAAAAAATGTTCTTCGAAAAGAGCCGATGAGCAAGGACATAGCTGAGGATGATGCATTCTTCTTTAATGACAAATTCACCAGCAAGTTCTTTAAGGTAAAGATAGGGACTGTTGTTGCACAGAGGGAGTCTGAACCAGAAAACCTAGAAACTCGGCAAAGAGTGGAAGAAGACAGAAAGCCACAGATCGAAGCAGCCATTGTGAGGATAATGAAGTCTAGGCGGACTCTAGATCATAATAATATTGTTGCTGAGGTCACAAAGCAGCTGCAGTCACGGTTTTTGCCTAATCCTGTTGTTATTAAGAAGAGGATTGAATCCCTTATTGAGCGTGAGTTTTTGGAGAGGGATAAAGTGGACAGAAAACTGTACCGCTATCTTGCTTGAACTGTATGTGCTTTTGATTTGGCATGGCACTTGTGTGATTCTGTCTGTCATAAGTTTGATTGCACATCACAAATTGCCGCAAGTAGTGTAACTCTCCTTTGCATACTCAACAAAACCTAGATTTGTTAGGGTTACTTCATTCAGGCTGCAAAACTTAATAtatcttctttgcatacttaaatatatcatttttagctTCTTATTTCTAAACAACAATAAACCAAATCTTTTCTTTAGCTTATATCCCTCAACTGTAATATATTCTTCAATTTTCATTCACTTTAGATTTGGAATTATTTCTTAAACCACACTGCTTGTGAAAAGCTTCTACCAGAAATGATTATTAACAGGTAGAAAAGAAGCTTTTACCTATATGAATAGCATATTCTGTCAAAAGGTTCTTGTGCTAGTTAAGGTCTTTGGCGTCCTAACTCCGTAGtaaatgaaaaggaaagaaattattctgatttgatgtttattatgatATGATTGAGCGGGTGATATGTGAGCGGTTGGGATCACAGTAGGAAGAAGATAAGTGATTCGTTTGTTACCCAAATGATTTGAGATAAGTAGGCAATTTTGTCTTGAGTCTATAAATAAACTCATGGCTGCAAATTGGCTGAgtggtgttttttttataataatttttgttttatctgaaagaaaattatattaacactCCCTAAGATTTTTTCAAATACACACAATACTCCTCGTTTAATGTTTCCAAGGGGGTGTCAATGTTTGTTTTCAAACATTAAGGATGACTATATAAGAGTTGTTAGTTTAATGTTTAAggcttatttattaatttggttttcaagttttttaaagttttaatttgatcctcaaattatttaaaaatgcaTCAATTGATTATTTCCATTAAATTAACACCGATGATGTTAGGATGAAAATTCTGACGGTTTCTGCAAACAGTAGTGGCTAAAAATTATCACAGAGCGAGTGTAATttggcttttatttttattttttatgcctTCCAACTCcccatttctctctctctctctctctctctctctttaactTCTCATTATTGTTTtgtattcttctttttcttcttcttgctccTAGTTCAACTAGCACAACCCTTTTTCCAGTCATCTTACTCACACAGCAGAGACACTTGATAAAGGAAAAGTAATAAGACCTATTGGAGGTGAAAGGTCAAGCAAAACCCCTTATGTTAAAAGgggagataatttttttttttctactattCCTAATCCATAACAAAAGTAACACATAATTGCAAACTAACATTTTAGAAGTAGTTCAagattttcaaaaacatttcataaaatttatatttcggATTACCTTATTAGGAATTGATATCAAATCCTAATCTTTTGGATTAAGTAATTTGTAACAGTCTTCTCGAATTAGTTTTTGCATTTTGGATCAACTATTCTGGAATGTACAGTTCAAATTTACGAATCATATGATCTGAAATACTCCAAAAAATCAAACTTATATATCCTATGATCTGGAATACTCTAACAACAATCTGGAACACTTAATtcagatgaaaaaaaattcgaaTTATCTAATATGGAAACACACATATCTTTTATGGATTTATCAatccttatataaaaaaatgcaattcgGAATTCACTTGGGACCAAGAACAACACACACAAACAGAGCAAAGAAGGTGAAGAACGTGGTGCACGGAGACTGCTtcagggaagaagaagaaaaagaggctAAAGGTGGCCTTAGGGTTCAAAGTCAGGCTAAGACAATTTTTGgccttttaaatttcatatggGTGCAGGTTGAGAAACATGGGTGTCGGAAGTAATTTGATCAAGTTTTTCTTGACCTTGGGCTTCAACTTTAGATGATTAGGCCTTTTAAGATGGATTGCAACTAGCAATACAAGGGTTTGTTACGAAGGCTATTGCTTCTTGCACCTCCATAATTACTTCCCTGTACCTTTCCAAACTTACAGACCATTTAATCTGGAATGAAAAATTACATTTCGAATTAGTCTTTatgaaatctaaaattttaCAGTTGAATGAATCAACTATGAAAGTGCAGAAAGCATTTGCCTACAATGAATTTAAccacacattttaattttttgaaagggacacattttaatttctatgaTGCAGTCTTTAcaacttttttggtaattccaATTCAAACATTCTATATGTTTTAAGTCATAAtgcctataaaaaaatgttttaactgATATACAACATTTACTTACTAGTTACTACTATTATTTTGCTATCACTAATTCACCACGTTAACTAATTTCATAAAACATAAATCATAGAAGAAAAAACTtgattgtaaaaataaaaataaaatagaagaagcAATTGAAATATGGAGGACCaataccaaaaaacaaaaatgtggaAGAGCAGTAGTATCACACAATCATCGATCGTGACAGCtgaagactaaaaatataattaatcccaaataaaactttaattaaaaatttaaaagcaaatTACCCCTCCTCCGTACCCTACTGCGGCGCCTCCTTCCTCTCCAAACACCGAAAACGAACACTTCACACTTTCACTCGCTCTCTGTATGTTTGTGTGAGGCATATCATCGAACATTACCCCGGCGCTtccttctttactttctctTCATACACCAAAAACGAACTCACACACTCTGTCTTAGTGTTTGTGTTGGGCATTTCATCAAACATGTCGTCGGCGAAGTGGCGCGCATTGCAGCACCGCCACCGTTACACCTACACCGCCGTGGTTTTCCCTCCTTCATTCCTCTCCTCCCTCCCCCTCCTCCTCTCCGATGACCCTCTCCTCTCCGCCTTCCACTCCTCACTCCTTCACTTCACCTCCCTCTCCTCCACCCTCTCCCAACTCTCCCAAACCAAACACCTCGCCAACACCTTCCTCCACCTCCTCCAATCCCAACCTAAACCTCCCTCCGAAGCTGAACCTTTTCTCCTCGCTTCCTCACTCTACCTCCACCTTCTCTTCCTCGAAAACTCACACCCCCTCCATAAAACCCTCCTTTCCCCACTCGCCAATACGACGCCGTTCCGCTCCACCCTCGCCGCCTCCTTCGAAACCCTCCTCCACACCAAAACCTTCCCGCGCTTCTCCGTTTCGCGCGCCGCGCTATCTGTCCTCGGCTTGCCCAAGCTCGACTACCTCGCTGCGGTTGTCGAAAATTGCGGCGTCCTCGTCGCCTACGACGCCGTCAATGGCCTTGACGGCGTCATCTCCGAGACCTCCCGGCCTTCACCTGTTGTCATGGAACAGTGCCAGGAGGCGCTGTCGTGTCTGTATTACTTGCTGCAGAAGTTTCCTTCCAAGTTTCGCGAGGGTTGTGAATGTGATGTTATGGAAGGGATTGTGAGTGTTGTGTTGGGTGTTTTGAGCTCAACTGCGTTTTCCAGGGATTGTTTTGTGGCGGCCGGTGTGGCTCTGTGTGCTGCTTTTCAAGTTTGTGTTAGTAAACAAGAGCTTGGTTTGGTTTTGATTCGTGGTGTGTTTAATAGTAACTTGCAGGGTTTAGATTCGGATGGTGGTGGTTGTTGTGATGGGGACATTGGTGAGGTTAGGGATGTGATTGGGAGGATTCCTTGTAAGGGGGATTTGTATTTAGGAATATTTGGTCTTTCTGTGTTGAGTAGGCTTTGTCTTATAAGAGGGATTCTTACCGCAATTTCTAGGGACCTGCTTAATGCTCATTTTAGTGGTGTGAGTGGTGTTAAGACTGTGTTGTATGACGGGGTTTTGCCTGAGCTCTGTAGGCACTGTGAGAATCCTGTTGATAgtcatttcaattttcatgCACTGACGGTGATGCAGATTTGTTTGCAGCAAATTAAGACGTCGTTGTTGTCGAATTTAACTGATTTGTCTGGGGAGTATGAGCCGATTCCGGAGGAAATGGGGATGCGGATACTTAAGATTATTTGGAATAACTTGGAGGATCCTTTGAGTCAAACGGTGAAGCAAGTGCATTTGATATTTGATCTTTTCTTGGACATCCAGTTTTCCCTCTGCGAGGGTGGGGACAGAATAAAGGAGTTTCTAGTGAAGATTGGATCGGATCTTCTTTCGCTGGGGTCGCGGTGTAaggggaggtatgttcctttggCGTTGCTGACGAAGAGATTGGGAGCGAGGAAGATGTTGGATATGAGCCCGGATTTGCTGTTTGAGACAATGCGGGCGTATGTTGACGATGATGTCTGCTGTGCTGCCACATCCTTTCTGAAGTGCTTCCTCGAGTGTTTGCGTGATGAGTTCTGGGAGAGTGATGGCATTGAAGGGGGGTATGTTTTCTATAGGGGGCATTGTCTTCCCCCAGTTCTTTATGGGCTAGCTTCTGAATTCTCTAAACTTCGCACCAATTTAAATACATATGCCCTGCCAGTTTTGCTGGAAGTCGATGTGGATAGTATATTTCCTATGCTTAGTTTCATCTCGGTTGGGCCGAATGGGGATGAGAATGGATTGCAATATCCAGAGCTTGTTTACGTGGACATGGAAGTGAATCTTGAACAGAGAATTGCAATTCTAGTTTCATTGCTCAAGGTATCTCGGTCGCTTGCTTTGGTTGAAGGGGACATTGATTGGGCTGAAAATCCTTTAGCAAACATAAAGGAGCCTGGTCTGGGAACAGACAGCCATGCTATTGTTTGCATAAAGGGAATAAATGTTAAGATCCATGTTCAGTGGCTAGTAAATGCATTGACTCATGTGGATGAGTCACTACGGGTAGATGCTGCTGAGTTGCTTTTCTTAAACCCCAAGACAGCTAGTCTGCCTTCTCATTTAGAGCTCACTCTAATGAAGGAAGCTGTACCTTTGAATATGAGGTGTTGCTTCTCAGCTTTTCAGATGAAGTGGAGCAGCTTGTTTCGTAAGTTTTTCTCTAGGGTTCGAACAGCCCTGGAGAGACAATTCAAGCAAGGAAACTGGAACCCTCTTGAGTGTAATGAAGGTAGTGAAGTTTTTTGTCCTTCAAAAGGGAATAATGATTTGACAATTAAAAGAGCAGATGATCTTTTTCACTTTATGAGGTGGTTGAGTGGATTCTTATTTTTCTCATGCTATCCTTCTGCTCCttacaagagaaaaataatGGCAATGGATCTCATCTTGATTATGATAAATGTTTGGTCTATCAAGTCATCAAGTAGTTTGGAGTTTAATAGGTCTTTGCCAGGAAGTCATCTCAATCCTTACAGTAAGGGAATGACTTCATCTGATTCAACTCTATTGTTAGTTGGCTCAATTGTTGATAGTTGGGACAGGTTGAGAGAAAACTCATTTCACATATTACTCCATTTTCCGAGCCCACTACCTGGAATTTCTAATGAAGACACGCTGAAGAAGCTAATTGCTTCGTCTATGAAATTAGTTTGCAGTCCACGTGTAAGGGAAAGTGATGCTGGAGCTCTATCTTTACGGCTTATATTTAAGAAGTATGTGTTGGAGCTAGGTTGGTTGATTGAAGATTCATTCAAGGTTGTCCATTTAAGCTCAAAGTCTGAATTGGTAAATGAAGTTAACCAGTTCAATAAATTCAGGAATCCTGTAATACTGTATTTGAAATCAATGATTGATTGGCTGGATGCTGCTGTAAGAGATGGGGAACAAGATCTTTCCAAAGCATGCAAGAACAGCTTTGTCCATGGTGTATTACTTGCTTTACGTTATACTTTTGAGGAATTGGACTGGAATTCTAATGTTATATCAGCCAGCATCTCGGAGCTGAGATATTTGTTGGAAAGACTTCTAGACCTTGTAGTGAGGATAACTTCATTGGCACTATGGGTGGTTTCTTCAGATGCTTGGCATCTCCCTGAAGACATGGATGAGATGCTTGATGAGGATAGTCTTTTGATGGAGATACCAGATCATGAGTGTATGCCTTCATCTGAATATGAGAATAATAATTCAAAGCCTTCCCATGATGGCCGATCATCAGATCAGATAGTCATGGTTGGTTGCTGGCTGGCTATGAAAGAGGTACATAACTTGAACAGTTTGTAGGAATTGTTAGTTGCCTTGGAATATAATAGGGTATTAGCTCTCTAAAGGGTAACAAAAAGAATGTTTCAATTTATCATTCACTATTTCTTGACTGTAAATTTACATGCttataattgttgaaattaaGCCAAGAAAACATATTTACAAATTATAGTGCATTGATTATTTCAATCATGAACAAGTGAAAGTTGTTCAGCATGTGATGTATGAagtctacattttttttttcctgttcctAATGTTTCACTATGTTTTCTTTGTCAGGTGAGCCTTCTTTTGGGGACTATTATAAGAAAGGTTCCATTGCCAAGTAATGCTTGTTCAGATTTATCTGAGTTAGAGGGGCCTTCTGTTGACACTGCTGGCTTTTCATCTGATTCTGTTCTTGACTTGGAACAACTTAAAACAATAGGGAATCACTTTTTAGAAGTCCTCTTAAAGATGAAGCATAATGGTGCAATTGATAAGACAAGGGCTGGGTTTACAGCTCTTTGCAATCGATTACTTTGCTCAAGTGACTCAAGGTATGGAATATGgatttttttactctatttttatttctatgaaATGCGTCATTGGTTTTGCATATTAAGAAAGTTCTTTTATTGTTGAAATTATTGAGTGTAAATAGAGAAGGATTAAGAGAGAAGAAAGGCTTACTCAATAAGGAGGCTACATATATGTAGTGTGTAAATTATGTGATACAATTAGTCTATTACAAAATACAGAAAACTCACCCCTATTTGTACCAGCGTTGTCTATCCTTGATAGGGTTATTAGTAGCTTATCCCGAAAATGCTATAATGGGATCATAACTGATAGCAGGATGACTGTTATACAGAAGATTATAGATACAATATAAACTTCATTAATGATAGTTGGGAGTGGGACCTCAGGTGGAGGAGAAATCTTTTCGATCATGAAAATGATATAGCTGTGCAGTTCATGGAGGAAATAAGCTCCATTCCTATTCAGAGGAATAGTAAAGACTCTATGGTGTGGTTAGCTGAACCCCATGGTCACTACACTACTAAATCAGCTTACAATGTCTGCACTAACCTCAATACAGCAAACACAGATGGGAAGATATATAAGCAAATCTGGAAATTGAAAATTCCCCCTCGGGCAACAGTTTTCTGTTGGAGACTCCTTAAAAATAGACTCCCCACCAAGGAAAATCTCCTAAGAAGAGACATTAATATCCAGGACCAAAACTGTCCTTTGTGTGGTACTGCTCTGGAGGATGTGGCTCACCTTTTCTTCAATTGTAATTTGACAAAAGGTTTATGGTGGGAATCCATGAGATGGATCCGGGTAGTAGGCCCCCTGCCAAGTCATCCAAAGTGCCACTTTACTCAATTCTGTGAAGGCTTTGGGGATCCTGTAAATCAGGATATTAGGGGTGGTTGGTGGATTGCCTTGACTAGTTCTATTTGGCACCATAGAAACAATCTGATTTTCCAAGGAAGCCCGTTCGACCCCTATAAAGTCATGGATCATGCCATTTACCTTCTTTGGTCCTGGTTCAAGGCTAAAGATAAAGATTTCAATACTAGCTTCACCCACTGGTCTTCCAATATTTCGAAGTTCTTTGGATAGATTTGATGGGTTTCCTTAATCTCATGGTTTAGGATGGGTTTTTTGGAGGGCAGCACTCTGGTGCTTTGTATCTATCTctagtaccactggtactagtttttctattattaataatatatatatcttttgccttccaaaaaaaaaaaaaaaaaacaatataaacaaTTTATGCTAAACATATAAGAATAACAAGAATTACATGTTGATTTAGAAACTATGAGGTGTAAAGAACACATTACAGAGGGCAATGAGATTCAGAACACAGGAAGGGAAGTTATATGTTGAtctgttatttattttacattttgatggaaaaaagaaattttattggagagaaaattgaaaaagtcCAATTAAGGGGGAGgataaaatatcatttgatAGAAAGCATTTGACTAAGGATCATGATTAACTAAAGAATGCAACACTGAAGTGAATCCATAAAGATAATCCTTATCTCATGACAAGTTTACAGGCATTGTGATGCTCATAATGACAGCTTTTATGTGTCTTGATTTCCTTGGTAATGTAGTTATTCCAAAATAATGCAAGGTACTGAGTTTGGAATTGGATCTTGGAAGTGGACCCTGCAATTCTACATATCATTTTTGGTATACTATAATACTATGCTTTCTAAAATTAGAATTCTAATTCCCCATGACTATAGTaagcaattaaaaaataattaaataaagcaTTCTCGAATCTCCATCTAGTCAATTATAGTTCTTAATAAAATAAGCCTCTGCAATTCTAAAATTATGTttggtattatttttaaaatttgaattataattcCCAATGAGTAATGACAATCCaatcaattgaaaaataatcaaataaagcaTTCTCACCTTTTAATCCAGACCCATATAATTCTAACTCCAATAACAAACTATTAATATGGcgctttatatatttttgtggcAATGTGCAATATATTCTATACTTGGGTGCATTTGGTTGGAGTATATGTGTAACTCTTGTACAGGGGAGATTTCATTGGATCTGTTCTTGACTGTTCGCTGGGTCTAAGTGGATGGAATTTTTGTTCTTGTGCTTTCAAATACTGAATGCCTAAGGAGGTGGCTTTCATTGCTTTTTAGTATTTCCTTTGCTGATAAATATTAAAGCAATTAGGTTTTTAAATTCCTATGTTCTTCATTTATATCATCATAGATAAAACACAGATGTGTGATAAATGTGttgtaaaattttgattttacgATCTTGTCATGTACAACACACTTGCTTATGTAATGAAGATTCTTGGGCTATATCATGTACCCTCATATACATAATACAAAGAGaattatgtttgtttgatttaattaggGAAGGTTAGTCATTACTCATTAAATCAGAAATCATGTTTTTGCCATTTCTTAGATGTGTATCTTCCTTTTCAGACTTCATAGATTGACAGAGTCTTGGATGGAACAACTTATGCAAAGAACTGTGGCCAAAGGACAAGTAGTGGATGACTTGCTGAGAAGAAGTGCTGGAATACCTGCTGCATTTATTGCTCTGTTTCTCTCAGAGCCAGAAGGCACCCCAAAGAAGCTCCTGCCACGGGCATTAAGGTGGCTTATAGATGTAGGGAATGGGTCAATGCTGAATCAGACTAAAAGCAATAGCTTGAATGGTGACCCATGCAAGCCAAATGATTCAGCAAATGGAAATAATTATGCACTGTCTGCTGAAAGAAATGTGAGACAGATGTTGTCAAAGATCAGAGATGAAGGTGTCATTCCTACAGTACATGCATTTAATGTTCTGAGAGCTGCATTCAATGACTCTAACTTGGCTACTGATACATCTGGTTTCTCAGCTGAGGCTTTGATTTTGTCTATTCGCTCTTTCTCTTCACCACACTGGGAGATTAGAAACAGTGCTTGTCTGGCTTATACTGCTTTGGTTCGTCGCATGATCGGATTCCTCAATATTCATAAGCGGGAATCAGCACGACGAGCAATAACTGGGCTTGAATTTTTTCATAGGTATGGCTATTGGATCTGATTACTTCAGCTTTTCGAAGCCTTCCATATGAGTAGAACATGTTCATATTTTTAATCCAAGAAATTTATTGCTAAAAAATGGTTTATTGCTTCACGAAAGTATCCCTGAAGCTTTTAGGGCCTTCTAATAGTGGTGCTGCTTGCAATACCCATGAATGTGTTGAGTTAGATGCCATGTGATGATAGTTGTTAATAGTGCGCTGTAGCGGTGTTGCCTCTGGCCGCTATTGCAGACTTTGtagtgaagtgtgtttttgtttagtggGAGTCACGACTGCCATCCCATAATTATAGCCATTGGGGTTGCTCTGTTGACAGAGGGAAAATCCACTTGTTACCTGTTTTATGGGACACTGGTCCTattatatttttggtatttCAGTCTTTATTTGAGAGATAGGCTTTCTGTTACGAGACTCACTCTGTCATGAGAAGTTGAGAATGAA encodes the following:
- the LOC114398266 gene encoding cullin-3A-like, whose product is MSTQKKRALQIEAFRHRIVVDPKYAEKTWKVLEHAIHEIYNHNASGLSFEELYRNAYNMVLYKFGEKLYTGLVTTMTSHLKEISQSIESAQGEIFLEELNRKWVDHNKALQMIRDILMYMDRTFIPSNHKTPVHELGLNLWRDVVIHSSKTKARLLDTLLELVLRERNGEVINRGLMRNIIKMLMDLGLPVYQQDFEKHFLDVSANFYCRESQKFIESCDCGDYLKKAERRLNEEMERVSHYLDPRSESKITNVVEKEMIESHMHTLVHMENSGLVSMLVDDKYEDLQRMYNLFRRVSDGLTIVKDVMTSFVRDTGKQLIMDPERLRDPVDFVQRLLDLKDKYDRVITMSFNNDKTFQNALNSSFEYFINLNARSPEFISLFVDDKLRRGLKGVGEEDVEIVLDKVMMLFRYLQEKDVFEKYYKQHLAKRLLSGKTISDDAERSLIVKLKTECGYQFTSKLEGMFTDMKTSHDTMQGFYANLGTELGDGPMLSVQVLTTGSWPTQPSPPCNLPVEILGVCDKFRTYYLGTHNGRRLSWQTNMGTADLKATFGKGQKHELNVSTYQMCVLMLFNSAERLTCKEIEQATAIPMSDLRRCLQSLACVKGKNVLRKEPMSKDIAEDDAFFFNDKFTSKFFKVKIGTVVAQRESEPENLETRQRVEEDRKPQIEAAIVRIMKSRRTLDHNNIVAEVTKQLQSRFLPNPVVIKKRIESLIEREFLERDKVDRKLYRYLA